The Crocosphaera subtropica ATCC 51142 genome includes a window with the following:
- a CDS encoding DUF7305 domain-containing protein, with product MNLKLKLLLLNRNNDQGMALAFALSIGVIMMLAGTIMIVRSQTDQTHVQAQQSTAESVSAAEVGATRIFSLLNENRYLAMYPDCNSRDINGLCGDTGTTPSWANAINVPKLTVCEEGKATNVREIALNQDWQPIDPNNTKQGEYRLLSYEYANPGIAPGKGKLTVEGRIRAHNDFTGSVSQLTVEIPVSPGPVEGTPIPGVWLNDDPTDATGNNGVEGDVLMGNCNLTKEQLAELNVTGTDPQTGQPYQAKHTNLEFPDPPEIPSTAIYLGVVGENKDGTLAGISGDITLPRVGDTPVTKTINNKTVEVYEYEVEEINFDSGSHSLTIEPGKKVTLYLNGSMIVKSNSGIIHSCTNSDGTPIAGCLPTDFQIYGLGDATNTICTAGNKRIEAFIFAPEYIVGTAGTGGGQGGIKGTIWAKEWSNSKSCGSQTSNTAVVQTARWEDLGLEPKNTPPLLSNTSSWKRNQR from the coding sequence ATGAATCTCAAGTTAAAACTATTATTACTCAATCGCAATAACGACCAAGGAATGGCGTTAGCCTTCGCTTTAAGCATCGGTGTAATCATGATGTTAGCCGGAACCATCATGATTGTTCGTTCTCAAACCGATCAAACCCATGTTCAAGCACAACAAAGTACAGCAGAAAGCGTCAGTGCTGCTGAAGTTGGAGCAACCCGTATTTTTTCCTTGCTGAATGAAAACCGTTACCTAGCTATGTATCCTGACTGTAACAGTCGAGACATTAACGGACTGTGTGGCGATACGGGAACTACCCCCAGTTGGGCTAATGCCATTAATGTTCCTAAGCTTACGGTTTGTGAAGAAGGCAAAGCAACAAATGTTCGGGAGATTGCCCTTAACCAAGACTGGCAACCCATCGATCCTAATAATACAAAACAAGGAGAATACCGATTACTGTCTTACGAATATGCTAACCCTGGAATTGCACCTGGGAAGGGTAAATTAACCGTAGAAGGACGAATTCGCGCCCATAACGACTTTACTGGTTCTGTGAGTCAACTGACCGTAGAAATTCCCGTTTCTCCTGGCCCAGTCGAAGGTACGCCTATTCCTGGCGTGTGGTTAAACGATGATCCCACCGATGCCACAGGGAATAACGGGGTTGAAGGAGATGTCTTGATGGGCAACTGTAACTTGACCAAAGAACAACTCGCTGAACTTAATGTGACAGGAACCGATCCTCAAACCGGTCAACCTTACCAAGCCAAGCATACAAATTTAGAATTCCCTGATCCCCCTGAAATTCCCTCCACTGCTATTTATTTAGGGGTAGTTGGAGAAAACAAAGACGGAACATTAGCTGGTATTTCAGGAGACATTACCTTACCCAGAGTGGGAGATACTCCTGTCACCAAAACCATTAACAACAAAACCGTTGAGGTTTATGAATACGAAGTAGAAGAAATTAATTTTGATTCAGGTTCCCATTCTCTAACCATCGAACCTGGCAAAAAAGTCACCCTCTATCTTAACGGCAGCATGATTGTCAAGAGTAACAGTGGCATTATTCATAGTTGTACCAACTCTGACGGAACTCCTATTGCTGGTTGTTTACCCACAGACTTCCAAATTTATGGCCTTGGGGATGCCACTAATACCATTTGCACCGCAGGAAATAAACGCATCGAAGCCTTTATTTTTGCTCCAGAATACATTGTAGGAACGGCTGGCACCGGCGGAGGACAAGGCGGTATTAAAGGGACGATTTGGGCAAAGGAATGGTCCAATAGTAAGTCTTGTGGTTCACAAACGAGTAATACGGCGGTAGTTCAGACCGCAAGATGGGAAGACTTAGGATTAGAACCTAAAAATACCCCTCCTCTATTATCCAATACCTCCAGTTGGAAGCGTAACCAAAGATAA
- a CDS encoding pilus assembly FimT family protein has translation MLSAVSNPNQGVTLLEIIIAAVITGILAAIGIPSLMGMLQGDQVKQGVDQIQLALQDAQKQAIRNSKQCTIIIDKTATPPTIDIKDPHLPNNQGCLGSVERTLPNNVVMTGNFTNNEVSFSFKGNTTTMGTIVVKPAKGGGEKRCLVMGLGLGLMRTGIYDSSASDNPPSATNCKKVTDS, from the coding sequence TTGCTGAGTGCGGTTTCTAATCCCAATCAAGGAGTAACCCTTCTAGAAATCATCATTGCTGCCGTCATTACTGGCATCTTAGCTGCGATCGGCATTCCTAGCTTGATGGGAATGCTACAAGGAGATCAAGTTAAACAAGGGGTTGATCAAATTCAACTGGCCTTACAAGATGCTCAAAAACAAGCCATCCGTAACTCCAAACAATGCACTATTATCATCGATAAAACCGCCACTCCCCCTACCATTGACATCAAAGATCCCCATCTTCCTAATAATCAAGGTTGTTTAGGTTCGGTTGAGCGAACATTACCTAACAATGTGGTTATGACTGGCAATTTTACCAACAATGAGGTCAGTTTTTCTTTTAAAGGGAATACAACAACAATGGGTACCATTGTCGTCAAACCGGCTAAAGGTGGCGGGGAAAAAAGATGTTTAGTCATGGGTTTAGGACTAGGCCTTATGAGAACAGGAATTTACGATTCAAGCGCATCTGATAATCCTCCTAGTGCGACTAATTGCAAGAAAGTAACAGACAGTTAA
- a CDS encoding type IV pilus modification PilV family protein: MNKPLLTLLLCPSKPNNDQGFSLFEVTIAILVSSAFLMGTLQAMTINAVMQIKSERQAKANFIIQQDIEKLQAAASSMDLDYIENNLNPDGKSKSQLCFRFKIPNMADVRFGADLVKELDDILTNDSEPSTKSDPAINTNTVFSSAQTFNQFKTDADGNVLYTNGQPVLNEQKDSVETSDSKKVVVQILMNDDILNKNYRLVRLMTVDSSTRYDVLQVYYRVGEPYDPNDPNQTDNDSDRLRDDQSGRKSIIAENYTEVIPAAVAECGF; encoded by the coding sequence ATGAACAAACCACTACTCACCTTACTACTTTGTCCCTCAAAACCAAATAATGATCAAGGTTTTAGTCTTTTTGAAGTTACTATTGCCATCTTAGTGTCCTCAGCCTTTTTGATGGGAACCTTACAAGCAATGACCATTAATGCTGTCATGCAAATTAAATCAGAAAGACAAGCTAAAGCTAACTTTATCATTCAACAAGATATCGAAAAATTACAGGCCGCAGCCAGTAGTATGGATCTTGACTATATCGAAAACAATCTTAACCCCGATGGGAAAAGTAAATCCCAACTTTGCTTTCGTTTTAAAATTCCTAATATGGCAGATGTCCGTTTTGGGGCTGATTTAGTCAAAGAATTGGATGATATTCTAACAAATGACAGCGAACCTAGCACTAAATCTGATCCAGCTATCAATACTAATACAGTTTTTTCCTCTGCTCAAACCTTCAATCAGTTCAAAACTGATGCTGATGGCAATGTTCTTTATACCAATGGTCAACCAGTATTGAATGAACAAAAAGATTCTGTTGAAACGAGCGACAGTAAAAAAGTCGTAGTCCAAATATTAATGAACGACGATATCCTCAACAAAAACTATCGTCTTGTTCGATTAATGACAGTCGATAGCAGCACCAGATACGACGTTTTACAAGTTTATTATCGAGTCGGAGAACCCTATGACCCCAATGATCCCAACCAAACAGATAACGACAGCGACAGACTACGGGATGATCAATCTGGTAGAAAATCAATCATCGCCGAAAATTATACAGAAGTTATTCCGGCCGCTGTTGCTGAGTGCGGTTTCTAA
- a CDS encoding caspase family protein: protein MNNFRAICIGIEDYLHYQPLNGSENSAQALYRYFFEEANIPSHQLLLLTDTSPSPGKRSTYPNRDNILQWINDSPIKVEYCWFFFQGYGINYQGEDYLLPIDSNLNTIPQTAIKVRSLFEKLQNSSQNLLIILDLQNPLKDGKLGQITLDLAQKKNISLIFSCRSHVYQSISAEKSIFITALTEALRYYSHHLTLHKLDAYFKERLNPSHQKDFPAIALPIIISPETIRHQPLLPASKKPILDNQENQALSFKIQQKPHQSPDQKPTSTLILPKIPSTPFKPQLSLNIPLTQTNIKPSSPAASLPSVSSTATTTPEPSKKSSLGKYWLWIGGILATTAVVWWMSLKIGQHLNAINYQKIQENQQILDYGKISLSVQQASQFNQAISYARQIQPHTALYQQAQVKINQWSQMILDIAQGRAIIGDFQGAIAAIKLVPPDNQQLYNLAQQSLKEWQTLSQQQHDNQVLIEAALSLIEPNQASSYNRAIRLLKHLEKKELGYHHAQKLIEQLSKNIYQLAQTRAQQGQLTLAIETIELVPNDTQVYSMAQEAKINWQQHLNRTSN, encoded by the coding sequence AAAATAGCGCACAAGCACTTTATCGCTACTTCTTTGAAGAAGCTAACATCCCATCTCATCAATTATTATTACTGACTGATACCTCTCCCTCCCCAGGAAAACGATCAACCTATCCTAACCGAGATAATATTTTACAATGGATTAATGATAGTCCCATTAAAGTTGAATATTGCTGGTTTTTCTTTCAAGGATACGGTATTAATTATCAAGGAGAAGACTACTTACTACCGATCGATAGTAACTTAAACACTATTCCCCAAACAGCTATAAAAGTGCGATCGCTTTTTGAAAAATTACAAAATAGTAGCCAAAATTTACTCATCATTTTAGACTTACAAAATCCTTTAAAAGATGGGAAATTAGGACAAATAACTTTAGATTTAGCTCAGAAAAAAAATATTTCTTTGATTTTTTCTTGTCGTTCCCATGTTTATCAAAGCATTAGTGCAGAAAAAAGTATCTTTATTACTGCCTTAACCGAAGCTTTGCGCTACTATAGTCATCATTTAACCCTTCATAAGTTAGACGCTTACTTCAAAGAAAGATTAAATCCTTCCCATCAAAAGGATTTTCCAGCGATCGCCCTTCCCATTATTATTAGTCCTGAAACGATTCGTCATCAACCCCTATTACCTGCTTCTAAAAAGCCAATACTAGACAATCAAGAAAATCAAGCCCTATCGTTCAAAATTCAACAAAAACCCCATCAAAGCCCTGACCAAAAGCCCACAAGTACCCTAATCTTACCTAAGATCCCATCAACCCCTTTCAAACCCCAACTGTCCTTAAATATCCCTCTGACGCAAACTAACATTAAACCGAGTTCTCCTGCTGCTTCTTTACCTTCTGTTTCCTCAACTGCCACAACAACCCCTGAACCTTCAAAAAAGTCATCCCTAGGAAAATACTGGTTATGGATAGGAGGAATATTAGCAACAACCGCCGTTGTATGGTGGATGTCTCTGAAAATTGGTCAACATCTCAATGCTATCAATTATCAAAAAATTCAAGAAAACCAACAGATTTTAGACTATGGGAAAATTTCCTTAAGTGTGCAACAAGCATCCCAATTTAACCAAGCTATTAGCTATGCACGACAAATTCAACCCCATACAGCCCTGTATCAGCAAGCTCAGGTCAAAATTAACCAATGGAGCCAAATGATCCTAGATATTGCCCAAGGAAGAGCGATTATAGGGGATTTTCAAGGGGCGATCGCAGCCATTAAACTGGTTCCTCCCGATAACCAACAACTTTATAATTTGGCACAACAATCTTTAAAAGAGTGGCAAACCCTCAGTCAACAACAACACGATAATCAAGTTTTAATTGAAGCTGCCCTATCTTTAATTGAACCCAACCAAGCATCATCTTATAATCGAGCCATTAGACTCCTAAAACACTTAGAGAAAAAAGAGTTAGGTTATCATCATGCCCAAAAATTGATTGAACAATTAAGTAAAAACATATATCAATTAGCGCAAACCAGGGCCCAACAAGGACAATTAACCTTAGCCATTGAAACCATTGAATTAGTCCCCAATGATACTCAAGTTTATTCAATGGCACAAGAAGCAAAAATAAACTGGCAACAACATCTTAATCGTACATCTAACTAA